A window from Mauremys reevesii isolate NIE-2019 linkage group 9, ASM1616193v1, whole genome shotgun sequence encodes these proteins:
- the ECT2 gene encoding protein ECT2 isoform X6, with protein MARNPFSLSVIRTASQKLPSKTGLRNSNTAEEKNTDLIMTDSSMLVTDTGRSLLGDSSVLDSKIIETSKENIFIGLASDVEEEMPQIETRVVLVQEAGKHEELLKALEEIKVPYIKMESVEEFGDSESPEFETVFVVADFQDSILENLCKFDCRVLGPPIVLHCAQKGEPLPFSCRPLYCASMLNLVLCFTGFRKKEELVKLVTLVHHMGGIIRRDFSSKVTHLVANSTQGDKFRLAVSLGTPIVKAEWIYKAWERRNEIDFCAADEEFRNEFKVPPFQDCMLSFLGFSDEERINMEEMTKMQGGQYLPVSDDRCTHLVVEENTVKDLPFEPPKKLYVVKQEWFWGSIQMDARAGESMYLFEKPESPELKKSVSQLSLNTPNSNRKRRRLRETLAQLTRETDMSPFPPRKRPSAEHSLSMGSLLDISNTPESSITNGETPKSCSKPSKNSTPLPAKQSARWQVAKELYQTESNYVDILTTIIQLFQVPLEKEGQLGGPILAQEEIKTIFGSIPDILDVHTKIKEDLEDLMINWAESKSIGDVILKYSKDLLKTYPPFVNFFEMSKETIMKCEKQKPRFHAFLKINQAKPECGRQSLAELLIRPVQRLPSVALLLNDLKKHTAEDNPDKGMLERAIESLKEVMTHINEDKRKTEAQRLIFDVVYEVDGCPANLLSSHRSLVQRLETVALGDDLCDRGEQVTLFLFNDCLEIARKRHKVISAFKSPHGQTRPPASLKHIVLMPLSQIKKVLDIRETEDCHKAFALVVRPPTEQNNLLFSFQMTTEEPPKEDWLKMLCRHVANTICKADAENLIYTTDPDSIDINTKDVDSTLSRASRAIKKTSKKVTRAFSFSKTPKRALRRALMAHNTVEGRSPCSASERYLGSRLTSTSSLAIARSSSTYSLNGSVKHVVSVQRSNSVDGSSQSSRSRPVLCPGSPTSHPSHAREGKTPSSPESLNGHSLARPCPIPVITTTCDVGDDQSGVENSSVVKL; from the exons ATGGCAAGGAACCCTTTTTCTCTGTCTGTGATAAGGACTGCATCACAGAAATTACCCAGCAAGACAGGCCTGAGGAACTCCAACA CTGCTGAAGAGAAAAACACAGACTTGATCATGACTGACAGCAGTATGCTAGTGACTGACACCGGAAGGAGTCTTTTGGGAGATTCTTCTGTTCTTGATTCAAAAATTATAGAAACTTCCAAGGAGAATATATTTATTGGATTGGCTTCAGATGTTGAAG AGGAAATGCCTCAGATTGAAACCAGAGTGGTTTTAGTTCAGGAAGCTGGGAAACACGAGGAACTCTTGAAAGCCTTGGAG gaaattaaAGTGCCCTATATAAAGATGGAATCGGTGGAAGAGTTTGGGGATTCTGAGTCTCCAGAATTTGAGACAGTCTTCGTTGTAGCAGACTTTCAAGATTCCATCTTGGAGAACTTGTGCAAGTTTGACTGTCGTGTTCTTGGACCTCCAATAGTACTTCATTGTGCTCAAAAAGGAGAG CCTCTACCTTTCTCATGTCGTCCATTGTACTGTGCAAGTATGTTGAATCTGGTGCTGTGCTTTACAGGATTCAGGAAGAAAGAAGAACTA GTTAAGCTGGTGACCTTGGTTCATCATATGGGTGGAATTATTCGAAGGGACTTCAGTTCAAAAGTTACACATCTGGTGGCTAATTCTACGCAAGGAGACAAATTCAGA CTTGCTGTGAGTCTGGGAACTCCTATTGTGAAAGCCGAATGGATTTACAAGGCTTGGGAGAGAAGGAATGAAAT tgactTCTGTGCGGCTGATGAGGAATTCAGAAATGAGTTCAAGGTTCCCCCATTCCAGGACTGCATGTTAAGTTTCCTTGGATTTTCCGATGAAGAGAGAATTAACATGGAAGAAATGACAAAAATGCAAG GTGGGCAGTACTTGCCAGTTAGTGATGACAGGTGCACACATCTGGTTGTTGAAGAAAATACAGTAAAAGATCTCCCATTTGAGCCTCCAAAAAAACTTTATGTTGTAAAGCAAGAG TGGTTCTGGGGAAGCATTCAGATGGATGCCAGAGCTGGAGAATCCATGTACTTATTTGAAAAG CCAGAGAGTCCTGAACTCAAAAAGTCAGTGTCACAACTTTCTCTGAATACCCCAAATAGCAATCGCAAGAGACGTCGCTTGAGAGAGACCCTTGCACAGCTCACCAGAGAAACTGACATGTCACCATTCCCTCCTCGGAAACGCCCATCAGCTGAGCATTCCCTTTCTATGGGGTCTTTACTGGATATTTCTAACACACCAGAGTCCAGCATTACCAATGGAG AAACGCCAAAATCATGTTCAAAGCCTTCCAAAAATTCAACTCCTCTGCCTGCAAAGCAGTCTGCAAGATGGCAGGTTGCAAAGGAACTATATCAGACGGAAAGTAACTACGTAGATATTCTGACAACAATTATTCAG TTATTTCAAGTTCCATTGGAAAAAGAAGGGCAGCTTGGGGGACCCATCCTTGCACAAGAGGAAATTAAGACCATATTTGGCAGCATTCCAGACATCCTTGATGTGCACACTAAAATAAAG GAAGACCTTGAAGACCTTATGATAAACTGGGCTGAAAGCAAAAGTATTGGTGATGTCATTCTTAAATAT TCAAAAGACTTGTTGAAAACATACCCTCCTTTTGTGAACTTCTTTGAAATGAGCAAAGAAACTATTATGAAATGTGAAAAACAGAAGCCACGGTTTCATGCTTTCCTAAAG ATAAACCAAGCTAAACCAGAGTGTGGCCGTCAAAGCTTGGCTGAACTACTCATTCGACCAGTTCAACGGTTACCTAGTGTTGCTTTACTTCTAAATG accTTAAGAAACATACAGCAGAAGACAACCCAGACAAAGGCATGCTAGAGAGAGCCATTGAATCATTAAAGGAAGTGATGAC ACACATTAATGAAGACAAAAgaaaaactgaagcacaaagactGATCTTTGATGTTGTGTATGAAGTTGATGGATGTCCA GCCAATCTCTTGTCGTCTCACCGAAGCTTAGTTCAGCGATTGGAAACGGTTGCACTTGGcgatgacctctgtgacagaggAGAACAGGTCACGCTCTTTCTGTTTAATGACTGTCTAGAG ATTGCAAGGAAACGGCACAAAGTTATCAGTGCTTTCAAGAGCCCCCATGGCCAGACCAGGCCCCCAGCATCTCTCAAACACATTGTTCTCATGCCTCTCTCGCAGATCAAGAAAGTGCTAGacatcagggagacagaag ACTGCCACAAAGCTTTTGCCTTGGTTGTGCGGCCACCAACAGAACAGAACAACTTGTTGTTCAGTTTTCAGATGACGACTGAGGAGCCTCCTAAAGAGGATTGGCTGAAGATGCTGTGTCGGCATGTAGCGAACACAATTTGTAAAGCAGATGCT GAAAACCTTATTTACACTACTGATCCTGATTCAATTGACATAAATACGAAAGATGTGGACAGTACGTTGAGTAGGGCATCCAGGGCAAtaaagaaaacatcaaaaaag GTTACAAGAGCATTCTCTTTCTCCAAAACACCAAAGAGAGCTCTTCGAAGGGCTTTAATGGCACACAACACAGTAGAAGGAAGGAGTCCCTGCTCAGCTAGTGAGAGATACTTGGGCAGCCGCCTGACCAGTACATCCTCATTAGCA ATTGCTCGTTCCTCTTCAACATACAGCCTAAATGGATCTGTCAAACATGTCGTTAGTGTTCAGCGCTCCAATTCTGTTGATGGGAGCTCTCAAAGTTCCAGGTCTCGACCTGTGCTCTGTCCTGGCTCTCCAACTAGCCATCCTTCACATGCCAGAGAAGGAAAAACTCCTTCCAGCCCTGAAAGCTTAAATGGCCACTCGTTGGCCAGACCTTGTCCCATTCCTGTCATTACTACCACTTGTGATGTAGGAGATGACCAGAGTGGTGTTGAGAACAGTTCTGTCGTCAAACTTTGA
- the ECT2 gene encoding protein ECT2 isoform X5, translating to MARNPFSLSVIRTASQKLPSKTGLRNSNTAEEKNTDLIMTDSSMLVTDTGRSLLGDSSVLDSKIIETSKENIFIGLASDVEEEMPQIETRVVLVQEAGKHEELLKALETVKIMEVPVIKIKETSPGKSEEKLIKSIIHMEIKVPYIKMESVEEFGDSESPEFETVFVVADFQDSILENLCKFDCRVLGPPIVLHCAQKGEPLPFSCRPLYCASMLNLVLCFTGFRKKEELVKLVTLVHHMGGIIRRDFSSKVTHLVANSTQGDKFRLAVSLGTPIVKAEWIYKAWERRNEIDFCAADEEFRNEFKVPPFQDCMLSFLGFSDEERINMEEMTKMQGGQYLPVSDDRCTHLVVEENTVKDLPFEPPKKLYVVKQEWFWGSIQMDARAGESMYLFEKPESPELKKSVSQLSLNTPNSNRKRRRLRETLAQLTRETDMSPFPPRKRPSAEHSLSMGSLLDISNTPESSITNGETPKSCSKPSKNSTPLPAKQSARWQVAKELYQTESNYVDILTTIIQLFQVPLEKEGQLGGPILAQEEIKTIFGSIPDILDVHTKIKEDLEDLMINWAESKSIGDVILKYSKDLLKTYPPFVNFFEMSKETIMKCEKQKPRFHAFLKINQAKPECGRQSLAELLIRPVQRLPSVALLLNDLKKHTAEDNPDKGMLERAIESLKEVMTHINEDKRKTEAQRLIFDVVYEVDGCPANLLSSHRSLVQRLETVALGDDLCDRGEQVTLFLFNDCLEIARKRHKVISAFKSPHGQTRPPASLKHIVLMPLSQIKKVLDIRETEDCHKAFALVVRPPTEQNNLLFSFQMTTEEPPKEDWLKMLCRHVANTICKADAENLIYTTDPDSIDINTKDVDSTLSRASRAIKKTSKKVTRAFSFSKTPKRALRRALMAHNTVEGRSPCSASERYLGSRLTSTSSLAIARSSSTYSLNGSVKHVVSVQRSNSVDGSSQSSRSRPVLCPGSPTSHPSHAREGKTPSSPESLNGHSLARPCPIPVITTTCDVGDDQSGVENSSVVKL from the exons ATGGCAAGGAACCCTTTTTCTCTGTCTGTGATAAGGACTGCATCACAGAAATTACCCAGCAAGACAGGCCTGAGGAACTCCAACA CTGCTGAAGAGAAAAACACAGACTTGATCATGACTGACAGCAGTATGCTAGTGACTGACACCGGAAGGAGTCTTTTGGGAGATTCTTCTGTTCTTGATTCAAAAATTATAGAAACTTCCAAGGAGAATATATTTATTGGATTGGCTTCAGATGTTGAAG AGGAAATGCCTCAGATTGAAACCAGAGTGGTTTTAGTTCAGGAAGCTGGGAAACACGAGGAACTCTTGAAAGCCTTGGAG ACCGTTAAGATAATGGAAGTCCCAGTTATAAAGATAAAGGAAACTAGTCCTGGTAAATCGGAAGAAAAACTAATAAAAAGTATAATTCATATG gaaattaaAGTGCCCTATATAAAGATGGAATCGGTGGAAGAGTTTGGGGATTCTGAGTCTCCAGAATTTGAGACAGTCTTCGTTGTAGCAGACTTTCAAGATTCCATCTTGGAGAACTTGTGCAAGTTTGACTGTCGTGTTCTTGGACCTCCAATAGTACTTCATTGTGCTCAAAAAGGAGAG CCTCTACCTTTCTCATGTCGTCCATTGTACTGTGCAAGTATGTTGAATCTGGTGCTGTGCTTTACAGGATTCAGGAAGAAAGAAGAACTA GTTAAGCTGGTGACCTTGGTTCATCATATGGGTGGAATTATTCGAAGGGACTTCAGTTCAAAAGTTACACATCTGGTGGCTAATTCTACGCAAGGAGACAAATTCAGA CTTGCTGTGAGTCTGGGAACTCCTATTGTGAAAGCCGAATGGATTTACAAGGCTTGGGAGAGAAGGAATGAAAT tgactTCTGTGCGGCTGATGAGGAATTCAGAAATGAGTTCAAGGTTCCCCCATTCCAGGACTGCATGTTAAGTTTCCTTGGATTTTCCGATGAAGAGAGAATTAACATGGAAGAAATGACAAAAATGCAAG GTGGGCAGTACTTGCCAGTTAGTGATGACAGGTGCACACATCTGGTTGTTGAAGAAAATACAGTAAAAGATCTCCCATTTGAGCCTCCAAAAAAACTTTATGTTGTAAAGCAAGAG TGGTTCTGGGGAAGCATTCAGATGGATGCCAGAGCTGGAGAATCCATGTACTTATTTGAAAAG CCAGAGAGTCCTGAACTCAAAAAGTCAGTGTCACAACTTTCTCTGAATACCCCAAATAGCAATCGCAAGAGACGTCGCTTGAGAGAGACCCTTGCACAGCTCACCAGAGAAACTGACATGTCACCATTCCCTCCTCGGAAACGCCCATCAGCTGAGCATTCCCTTTCTATGGGGTCTTTACTGGATATTTCTAACACACCAGAGTCCAGCATTACCAATGGAG AAACGCCAAAATCATGTTCAAAGCCTTCCAAAAATTCAACTCCTCTGCCTGCAAAGCAGTCTGCAAGATGGCAGGTTGCAAAGGAACTATATCAGACGGAAAGTAACTACGTAGATATTCTGACAACAATTATTCAG TTATTTCAAGTTCCATTGGAAAAAGAAGGGCAGCTTGGGGGACCCATCCTTGCACAAGAGGAAATTAAGACCATATTTGGCAGCATTCCAGACATCCTTGATGTGCACACTAAAATAAAG GAAGACCTTGAAGACCTTATGATAAACTGGGCTGAAAGCAAAAGTATTGGTGATGTCATTCTTAAATAT TCAAAAGACTTGTTGAAAACATACCCTCCTTTTGTGAACTTCTTTGAAATGAGCAAAGAAACTATTATGAAATGTGAAAAACAGAAGCCACGGTTTCATGCTTTCCTAAAG ATAAACCAAGCTAAACCAGAGTGTGGCCGTCAAAGCTTGGCTGAACTACTCATTCGACCAGTTCAACGGTTACCTAGTGTTGCTTTACTTCTAAATG accTTAAGAAACATACAGCAGAAGACAACCCAGACAAAGGCATGCTAGAGAGAGCCATTGAATCATTAAAGGAAGTGATGAC ACACATTAATGAAGACAAAAgaaaaactgaagcacaaagactGATCTTTGATGTTGTGTATGAAGTTGATGGATGTCCA GCCAATCTCTTGTCGTCTCACCGAAGCTTAGTTCAGCGATTGGAAACGGTTGCACTTGGcgatgacctctgtgacagaggAGAACAGGTCACGCTCTTTCTGTTTAATGACTGTCTAGAG ATTGCAAGGAAACGGCACAAAGTTATCAGTGCTTTCAAGAGCCCCCATGGCCAGACCAGGCCCCCAGCATCTCTCAAACACATTGTTCTCATGCCTCTCTCGCAGATCAAGAAAGTGCTAGacatcagggagacagaag ACTGCCACAAAGCTTTTGCCTTGGTTGTGCGGCCACCAACAGAACAGAACAACTTGTTGTTCAGTTTTCAGATGACGACTGAGGAGCCTCCTAAAGAGGATTGGCTGAAGATGCTGTGTCGGCATGTAGCGAACACAATTTGTAAAGCAGATGCT GAAAACCTTATTTACACTACTGATCCTGATTCAATTGACATAAATACGAAAGATGTGGACAGTACGTTGAGTAGGGCATCCAGGGCAAtaaagaaaacatcaaaaaag GTTACAAGAGCATTCTCTTTCTCCAAAACACCAAAGAGAGCTCTTCGAAGGGCTTTAATGGCACACAACACAGTAGAAGGAAGGAGTCCCTGCTCAGCTAGTGAGAGATACTTGGGCAGCCGCCTGACCAGTACATCCTCATTAGCA ATTGCTCGTTCCTCTTCAACATACAGCCTAAATGGATCTGTCAAACATGTCGTTAGTGTTCAGCGCTCCAATTCTGTTGATGGGAGCTCTCAAAGTTCCAGGTCTCGACCTGTGCTCTGTCCTGGCTCTCCAACTAGCCATCCTTCACATGCCAGAGAAGGAAAAACTCCTTCCAGCCCTGAAAGCTTAAATGGCCACTCGTTGGCCAGACCTTGTCCCATTCCTGTCATTACTACCACTTGTGATGTAGGAGATGACCAGAGTGGTGTTGAGAACAGTTCTGTCGTCAAACTTTGA
- the ECT2 gene encoding protein ECT2 isoform X2 — protein sequence MARNPFSLSVIRTASQKLPSKTGLRNSNTAEEKNTDLIMTDSSMLVTDTGRSLLGDSSVLDSKIIETSKENIFIGLASDVEEEMPQIETRVVLVQEAGKHEELLKALEEIKVPYIKMESVEEFGDSESPEFETVFVVADFQDSILENLCKFDCRVLGPPIVLHCAQKGEPLPFSCRPLYCASMLNLVLCFTGFRKKEELVKLVTLVHHMGGIIRRDFSSKVTHLVANSTQGDKFRLAVSLGTPIVKAEWIYKAWERRNEIDFCAADEEFRNEFKVPPFQDCMLSFLGFSDEERINMEEMTKMQGGQYLPVSDDRCTHLVVEENTVKDLPFEPPKKLYVVKQEWFWGSIQMDARAGESMYLFEKPESPELKKSVSQLSLNTPNSNRKRRRLRETLAQLTRETDMSPFPPRKRPSAEHSLSMGSLLDISNTPESSITNGGSRIGVRCSDPGRGQASCRHVSSSSQTWRKMRKKYTFTKYKPPDNVTPKQCVNPVESLQQTNKVASIKSSGNLGNSKLGKGTVSNLQKKILFPKESKEIIVRPTYLEALKDTFASCQRLVGTNNISNMPQDCEEPTCLTYVDQLTNTETNISTYGSCGKEQIAKSTISQLLELGLQNKSQFQRTRARSGNATDVTMNDLTCMNTCDYVQQVTYGHSHQGKDSKDQCSFINETSLIEETNILVGDSEPPSDSKSKASYSDTSAALITETPKSCSKPSKNSTPLPAKQSARWQVAKELYQTESNYVDILTTIIQLFQVPLEKEGQLGGPILAQEEIKTIFGSIPDILDVHTKIKEDLEDLMINWAESKSIGDVILKYSKDLLKTYPPFVNFFEMSKETIMKCEKQKPRFHAFLKINQAKPECGRQSLAELLIRPVQRLPSVALLLNDLKKHTAEDNPDKGMLERAIESLKEVMTHINEDKRKTEAQRLIFDVVYEVDGCPANLLSSHRSLVQRLETVALGDDLCDRGEQVTLFLFNDCLEIARKRHKVISAFKSPHGQTRPPASLKHIVLMPLSQIKKVLDIRETEDCHKAFALVVRPPTEQNNLLFSFQMTTEEPPKEDWLKMLCRHVANTICKADAENLIYTTDPDSIDINTKDVDSTLSRASRAIKKTSKKVTRAFSFSKTPKRALRRALMAHNTVEGRSPCSASERYLGSRLTSTSSLAIARSSSTYSLNGSVKHVVSVQRSNSVDGSSQSSRSRPVLCPGSPTSHPSHAREGKTPSSPESLNGHSLARPCPIPVITTTCDVGDDQSGVENSSVVKL from the exons ATGGCAAGGAACCCTTTTTCTCTGTCTGTGATAAGGACTGCATCACAGAAATTACCCAGCAAGACAGGCCTGAGGAACTCCAACA CTGCTGAAGAGAAAAACACAGACTTGATCATGACTGACAGCAGTATGCTAGTGACTGACACCGGAAGGAGTCTTTTGGGAGATTCTTCTGTTCTTGATTCAAAAATTATAGAAACTTCCAAGGAGAATATATTTATTGGATTGGCTTCAGATGTTGAAG AGGAAATGCCTCAGATTGAAACCAGAGTGGTTTTAGTTCAGGAAGCTGGGAAACACGAGGAACTCTTGAAAGCCTTGGAG gaaattaaAGTGCCCTATATAAAGATGGAATCGGTGGAAGAGTTTGGGGATTCTGAGTCTCCAGAATTTGAGACAGTCTTCGTTGTAGCAGACTTTCAAGATTCCATCTTGGAGAACTTGTGCAAGTTTGACTGTCGTGTTCTTGGACCTCCAATAGTACTTCATTGTGCTCAAAAAGGAGAG CCTCTACCTTTCTCATGTCGTCCATTGTACTGTGCAAGTATGTTGAATCTGGTGCTGTGCTTTACAGGATTCAGGAAGAAAGAAGAACTA GTTAAGCTGGTGACCTTGGTTCATCATATGGGTGGAATTATTCGAAGGGACTTCAGTTCAAAAGTTACACATCTGGTGGCTAATTCTACGCAAGGAGACAAATTCAGA CTTGCTGTGAGTCTGGGAACTCCTATTGTGAAAGCCGAATGGATTTACAAGGCTTGGGAGAGAAGGAATGAAAT tgactTCTGTGCGGCTGATGAGGAATTCAGAAATGAGTTCAAGGTTCCCCCATTCCAGGACTGCATGTTAAGTTTCCTTGGATTTTCCGATGAAGAGAGAATTAACATGGAAGAAATGACAAAAATGCAAG GTGGGCAGTACTTGCCAGTTAGTGATGACAGGTGCACACATCTGGTTGTTGAAGAAAATACAGTAAAAGATCTCCCATTTGAGCCTCCAAAAAAACTTTATGTTGTAAAGCAAGAG TGGTTCTGGGGAAGCATTCAGATGGATGCCAGAGCTGGAGAATCCATGTACTTATTTGAAAAG CCAGAGAGTCCTGAACTCAAAAAGTCAGTGTCACAACTTTCTCTGAATACCCCAAATAGCAATCGCAAGAGACGTCGCTTGAGAGAGACCCTTGCACAGCTCACCAGAGAAACTGACATGTCACCATTCCCTCCTCGGAAACGCCCATCAGCTGAGCATTCCCTTTCTATGGGGTCTTTACTGGATATTTCTAACACACCAGAGTCCAGCATTACCAATGGAG GGAGCAGAATAGGAGTGAGGTGCTCAGACCCAGGTAGAGGCCAGGCCAGCTGCCGTCATGTCAGTAGTAGTAGTCAAACATGGAggaaaatgaggaaaaaataCACATTTACCAAATATAAACCTCCAGATAATGTTACTCCAAAGCAGTGTGTGAATCCTGTTGAAAGTCTCCAGCAAACAAACAAGGTAGCTAGCATTAAGTCATCTGGAAACCTAGGCAATAGCAAACTTGGAAAAGGGACAGTATCAAATCTCCAGAAAAAGATTCTTTTTCCAAAGGAAAGCAAAGAGATCATTGTAAGGCCGACTTATCTTGAAGCCTTGAAAGATACTTTTGCCTCATGTCAACGTCTTGTAGGGACAAATAACATATCAAACATGCCACAAGATTGTGAAGAACCAACTTGCTTAACTTATGTTGACCAATTAACTAACACAGAAACTAATATCTCTACATATGGTTCTTGTGGCAAAGAGCAAATTGCAAAATCCACAATTAGTCAACTCCTAGAACTTGGACTCCAAAATAAATCCCAATTCCAGCGTACAAGAGCGAGATCTGGAAATGCTACAGATGTAACTATGAATGACCTGACCTGTATGAACACCTGTGATTATGTCCAGCAAGTAACTTATGGGCATAGTCATCAGGGAAAGGACAGCAAGGACCAGTGTAGCTTTATAAATGAAACATCTTTGATAGAGGAGACTAATATTTTAGTAGGAGACTCTGAACCACCTTCTGATTCAAAATCAAAAGCCAGTTACAGTGATACCAGTGCTGCTCTGATAACAG AAACGCCAAAATCATGTTCAAAGCCTTCCAAAAATTCAACTCCTCTGCCTGCAAAGCAGTCTGCAAGATGGCAGGTTGCAAAGGAACTATATCAGACGGAAAGTAACTACGTAGATATTCTGACAACAATTATTCAG TTATTTCAAGTTCCATTGGAAAAAGAAGGGCAGCTTGGGGGACCCATCCTTGCACAAGAGGAAATTAAGACCATATTTGGCAGCATTCCAGACATCCTTGATGTGCACACTAAAATAAAG GAAGACCTTGAAGACCTTATGATAAACTGGGCTGAAAGCAAAAGTATTGGTGATGTCATTCTTAAATAT TCAAAAGACTTGTTGAAAACATACCCTCCTTTTGTGAACTTCTTTGAAATGAGCAAAGAAACTATTATGAAATGTGAAAAACAGAAGCCACGGTTTCATGCTTTCCTAAAG ATAAACCAAGCTAAACCAGAGTGTGGCCGTCAAAGCTTGGCTGAACTACTCATTCGACCAGTTCAACGGTTACCTAGTGTTGCTTTACTTCTAAATG accTTAAGAAACATACAGCAGAAGACAACCCAGACAAAGGCATGCTAGAGAGAGCCATTGAATCATTAAAGGAAGTGATGAC ACACATTAATGAAGACAAAAgaaaaactgaagcacaaagactGATCTTTGATGTTGTGTATGAAGTTGATGGATGTCCA GCCAATCTCTTGTCGTCTCACCGAAGCTTAGTTCAGCGATTGGAAACGGTTGCACTTGGcgatgacctctgtgacagaggAGAACAGGTCACGCTCTTTCTGTTTAATGACTGTCTAGAG ATTGCAAGGAAACGGCACAAAGTTATCAGTGCTTTCAAGAGCCCCCATGGCCAGACCAGGCCCCCAGCATCTCTCAAACACATTGTTCTCATGCCTCTCTCGCAGATCAAGAAAGTGCTAGacatcagggagacagaag ACTGCCACAAAGCTTTTGCCTTGGTTGTGCGGCCACCAACAGAACAGAACAACTTGTTGTTCAGTTTTCAGATGACGACTGAGGAGCCTCCTAAAGAGGATTGGCTGAAGATGCTGTGTCGGCATGTAGCGAACACAATTTGTAAAGCAGATGCT GAAAACCTTATTTACACTACTGATCCTGATTCAATTGACATAAATACGAAAGATGTGGACAGTACGTTGAGTAGGGCATCCAGGGCAAtaaagaaaacatcaaaaaag GTTACAAGAGCATTCTCTTTCTCCAAAACACCAAAGAGAGCTCTTCGAAGGGCTTTAATGGCACACAACACAGTAGAAGGAAGGAGTCCCTGCTCAGCTAGTGAGAGATACTTGGGCAGCCGCCTGACCAGTACATCCTCATTAGCA ATTGCTCGTTCCTCTTCAACATACAGCCTAAATGGATCTGTCAAACATGTCGTTAGTGTTCAGCGCTCCAATTCTGTTGATGGGAGCTCTCAAAGTTCCAGGTCTCGACCTGTGCTCTGTCCTGGCTCTCCAACTAGCCATCCTTCACATGCCAGAGAAGGAAAAACTCCTTCCAGCCCTGAAAGCTTAAATGGCCACTCGTTGGCCAGACCTTGTCCCATTCCTGTCATTACTACCACTTGTGATGTAGGAGATGACCAGAGTGGTGTTGAGAACAGTTCTGTCGTCAAACTTTGA